In Hyphomicrobium denitrificans 1NES1, the genomic stretch ACCTGCGCTATCGCGTCCGACACGAGAAGACCTTCGACTGGTACACGGCGCGGCGTGTCAACGAGGATTGTTCTGGGTTTAAGCTTCTGATTGAGGAAGAGACGGAACGCATTCTCGGCGCTCACCTTATCGGACCGCATGCCGAGGAGATCATCAATATCTTTGCGCTTGCCATTCGCGCCGGCCTGCCTGCGTCGCGATTGAAAGAGACCATCTTCGCCTATCCGACCGCCGGCTCCGACATCGGTTACATGCTGTGAGCGGGCGTATCGTGGCAAGCGTCGCAAGAACGGCGCTGGATCAAGCGCGGCAGAAGATGATCGAAACTGGGCAATGGGATGCGGCGCAGTCTATGGGACGGCGTTGGCCTATCGGCTGCGTCGCCCTTGAGATCACCCAGCGCTGCAATCTCGATTGCGGCGCATGCTACCTCTCCGAGCATTCGGAAGCGGTCAGGGATCTGCCGCTCGATGAGGTTTATCGCCGGATCGATATGATCCGCGACACCTACGGTTCGGACGTCGATGTCCAGGTTACCGGCGGGGATCCGACCTTGCGCAAGCAGGATGAACTGGTCGCCATCGTTCGCCGTCTCCGGGAAGTCGGCATGCGGCCTGCATTGTTCACGAACGGCATCAGGGCCACCCGCGATCTCCTCGTAAGCCTTGTCGAGGCTGGCCTTGTCGATGTGGCTTTCCATGTCGATTTGACGCAAGGCCGCCGCGGCTACCAAACCGAGCACGACCTTAATGAGCTCCGCCGCACTTACATCGAGCGGGCCCGGGGGCTGCCGCTGTCAGTCTTCTTCAACACGACGGTCTTCGACGGGAATTTCGACCAGGTTCCCCACGTGGTCGCCTTCTTCGTTCAGTATAGCGATGTGGTTCGATTGGCTTCATTCCAGCCGCTGGCTCAGACTGGGCGTGGCACCTTGAGACCACGCTCCCCAGCCATCAACACCGCCTCGGTCACCAGGCAAATCGAGAAGGGCGCGGGAACGACGCTGTCCTTCGATACGGCGCACGCCGGACATGCCCAATGCAATCGCTACGCAATGTCGTTAATTGTCAACGGACATGCCTACGATGTTCTCGACAATAAGGGGTTCTACAATCTGCTGGTGGCCCGCACCGCGGGATACCGGTTCGATCGCCAAAGCCGCAAGCGTGCTGTCGCGACGTTCTTACGCTGCCTTGCTGCAAACCCCGAAGTGATAGCCAAAGGTGCAGGCTGGTTCGCGAGCAAGCTCTGGCGGATGAAGGGCGACCTCGTGGCGTCGCGCGGGCGGATCAGTAAGCTGTCGTTCTTCGTCCACAATTTCATGGACGCCTGCAACCTCGATCCGGAACGGATCAAAGCCTGCACGTTCATGGCGGCCACACAGGACGGTCCAGTTTCGATGTGCTTGCACAATGCACAACGCGACCGTTACATCCTCCGGCCGTTGAAGCAGATCGGGTCCGATGGCGAGGAGTGGTGGGATCCCGTCACGGGCCGATCGGCTCGGAATGTTGAAGACTTCTCGTCGCATGGGTCTCTTTCGCCGGCCGGCTTGCGGCGAAAGAAGAAGGCGCTCGAAGTCGACAATACTGCGGATTGACGCCATGCGGCATCGCCGAACCGTCGCCGGGCTGATTGGGTTGCACGCCAGCCGGATTGCCGTCGCACTGGGACTGACGTCCATGCTCCTTGGTCCCTCTGTGGCCTCGCCTCAGGCGAACCGAAGCCCTGAAGCATGGCAATCCGAGTGGACGCAGGTGCTCCAGCGGCACGTGGACGCGAAAGGAAGAGTCGATTTTGCCGGTCTTGCAAGCGACCGGACCGGTCTCGACGATGTCATGAAGTTCGTCGCGACAGCCGATCCGGTCTCTCAGCAGGCACTGTTTCCGACGCCATCGGCCCGGATGGCCTATTACATTGATGCCTACAACGCGCTCGCCATGTACGGCGTGCTCGATGCGGGTGTGCCCGAACGGTTTGGCTGGCTCGGTCGGTTCAGGTTCTTCTATCTTCGGAAGTTCATATTGGGCGGGCGATCGATCTCGCTCTACAGCCTCGAGAACGATGTCATCAGGCCGATGGGGGACCCGCGCGTGCATTTCGCGCTTAACTGCATGAGCGTGAGCTGCCCGAGGCTTCCTCGAACGGCCTTCACCACCGATGGGCTCGACCGGGAGCTCGATACTGCAGCACGCGAGTTCATGAACGAGGACCGCAATGTCCATGTCGATCTCGAAACGCATGTGGTCAGGCTCTCGGCGATCTTCGACTTCTATACAAAGGATTTCCTCGCCAAGGCGCCGAGTCTGATCGCCTACGTCAATCGTTACCGCACCGTTCCGGTGCCGGTGGACTTCAAGGTTTCGTTTGCCGATTACGATTGGACAATTAACGCCCAATCACGCCGCGAGGAAGGTGCGCGTTAGCGCCTCGCCGGATCCAGCGGGGCGGCGGCCTATCGAGACGCCGGATTGGGCGCGTGCTTGCCGAGGGCCCAGCCGTGTTGCGAAAGGTGACGCTTGGCGGCCTCGATTGGCGAGGCTTCCAGCTCCGTCGCCATCGTATCGTTGAAGCGGTTGAGGAAGCCGAACAACGCAATCGCCGCGACGATGTCGACGATCTGTGTGTCGGTGTAGTGTCCTTTCAATGCAGCGAAATCATCATCTGTCACCGCGTTCGGGACCTGCGCCGCGCACTGCGCCACGCGCAACGCGACGCGCTCGGCTTCTGTGAACAGAGGACTTGTCTCATATTCCCACAGCGCATCCTCCTTCTCGGACGGGATGCCGCTTCGCTCAGCGCCATGCGCACCATGGGCCATGCAATATCCGCAGCCGGCCGCACGGCTCGCCATCTGTGCGACCATGTTCCGAAGCTGCGGCGTTATCGTGGAGGTCGGCCCGTGGATAACAGCACCAAGCTGCTGAAAGGCCCGAAGGATTTCCGGCCGGCGTGCAAGGATGAGTTGCGAGTTCGGCAGAAACCCCATGCGGTTCTCAGTTGCTTCCAGTAATGGCTTCAGGACTTTCACGTCATTCAGTGACAGTGGTTCTAATCTCGGCATGGGCCCTCCAGGAGTGAGGTTTGCGATATTGACGAACTAACCGTGTCGGATGCGGAGCCATTCATCGAGCGAATAGGTATCGAGACCGCGCAGCAGATAGAGCGCGATGAACGCTCCGAGCACCGGAACACCGGCGAGGAACAAGTCGTCACCGGGCCTCGCGATGCCAAACGGATCGAGAATTTGTCGCCAACTGGCGAGCGTCGACGTGGCATGCAGGACAATGGCAAGAGCGTAGACTGGGCGTCGCGCGAATCCAGCCAACAACGCTAGGCTGAGCGCTAGCTCAGCCGATCCCATGAACGCCGGCGCCGCTTCGGGCAGCGCGATTTCGTAGAAGTGCGATGCAATTCGAACCGTCGAGCTTGGCACCACAAGTTTTCCTACGCTCCACAGCAGTAAAAAAATGCCGAGCGTCAGGCGCATGATCAGCACAGCGATGGCCGCACGCCGCTGCGCAGCGACATCGTGGGATGGAGCGGTCAGTGTCATTCCGCCCTCCGCGAAGCGGTCAGGCGGTAGGAGACGGCACCATACGTGGCAACGCAGTACGGTACAGCGAAGGTCAGAATTACTTTGGCCCAGTTGATCCGGCCATCGCCGAAGAGCGCATCTCCCTGATTAATCAGATTGAGGATTGTTCCGACAATCAGCGCGACAAGGAACGACCGCCGCGGCACTCCGTCGGAGATACAGCATCGGCAAACCTCAAGAAGGCGCGGCGTCTGGCGCTGATCGGTCATAGATGCAGTATAGGGAGCCGGATCCATTGCGACGATTACCGGAGCATGGCGATCAACGGGAGATAGCCTCGATCGGCGAGGCGCTCCGATGCGGGCTTTACGTAGCCCTTATCGAGTTCGATCCCGAGCCCTTCCACCAGCCGATTCATGAAGTTAAACAGTGCTGTCACCGCGACCGTGTGATAAAGCGCTGTCTCGTTCCAGCCCGCCGCGAGAATGGCGTCGGCATCGTCCTTGGTCACGCTGTCGGGTCGATTGGTCAGCTTCTGCGCATACCGTAAGACCGGCCGCATTTTGTCAGGTATGAGGTTGGTCTCGCCGCCCTCCACGAGCTGTCGGGCCGCTCCTTCAGAGATGCCCAACCGCTCAGCAGTTGCCGTATGCACGGCGTGACAGTAGCGGCAATGATTGAGGCCAGATACATAAGCCGCGATCAGCACGCGCTCCGCTTCAGTGAACGGCGATGAACCGCGCAGCAGAACCTCGTGGAATTCGATCAGTGGCTTGCTGGTCTCGGGGAAAGCCTTGAACACATCGAGAAGACTCGAGCCAGAGCGTAAGGACGGCAAAAATGGCATGGTGCTCTCCAGCGATTTGGTTGGGTCGGCCATTTGGTGAGCCAAGACCTGTCACGCCCTTCTTCTTCCGCACGGGATCTATACGCCGATAATTGTGGGCAGCTCCGCGAGGGTTGTAACGACACGGTCGGGCTTGCCTGGCAGGCGCTCCGGGCGCTGAGCATTGCGATTGCACCAGACGACACGCATCCCGAATGCGGAAGCCGCATAAGCATCCCAGGCGTTCGATGACTGGAAGACGATCGCGCTGGGCTCGACCGCAAGCCGATCGACCGCTAGCTGATAGACCTTTGGATGGGGCTTGTAGACGCCGACCTCTTCGACCGACAGAACAGCATCGACAAGATGGCTGATGCTCGCGTGCTGGACCGCCGCATCGAGCATGGCGGGCGAGCCGTTCGACAGGATCGCAGTTTTGAGGCCCGCTTGCTTGAGGCGCTCAAGAGTTGCCGCCACCTCCGGAAAGGCGTCGAGCGTCCGATAGATATCCATCAGCCGCCGCCGTAGATCAGGATTACCGATGGCAAGCGCATCCAACGCGAAATCGAGCGCGTCGCCAGTGACCTGCCAGAAATCCGCGTGCCGACCCTGAATTGCTCTGAGCCACGTATATTGAAGCTGTTTGTCGCGCCACAGCGTGTTCAGCCGCTCGAGTTTGTCGCCAAGCAGGTCGCGGCAGCGTGCCGCCGCGGAGGTGAAATCGAACAAGGTGCCGTACGCATCGAAAACGCATGCCCGAATTCCCTCCAGGCGAGCCTCAGTCATGATGGCCTCCTTGGAAGTCCATGCTCCGTTTTTGGGAGCGTGCGCTTACGCCTCCCCACGCGCCGGGTAATTCTTTTCGGTGATGAAGGCGACGGCCTGCAGGACCTCCGCAAACGCCGGCCGTGCGAAAGGCATTGTCTGGATAGAGGCGCAATAGAGAGTGCGATCAGGCTGCACCAAAAAGAGGCCCGGTTCGGCGAATAGGGCTGGCTCTTCCGGTTTGATCGAACTCGAAATGTAGAGACCCCACTGACGGGCCTGCTCGATGCTCAAAGCGTAGGCGATCGTGAGGTGCTCGATGCCCCATTCACTCCGCGAGCGCTCAGCGCGTTCTTGAGTATCGGTGCTGACGGCTACGGCTTCGACACCGCGCTTTGCAAAGTCTTCGAGCCTACGATCGAGGTCGCGCAAATAGCCCTTGCAGATCGGACAGTGCAGCCCGCGGTAAAATACCAACATCGAGAACGAGTGCGGCGCTCTGGCAGAAAGATCGAAACGGCCGCCACCCAGAATCGGCAGATCGAGAGCGGGAACTTTGGTGCGTGGTTTGAGCAATATGGTCAACTCCGTTTGTGGCGCGCTCAGTCCGTCTTGGCCTGCGCCGTCTGTCGTCCGTGACGTTGCCGGAACCAGCTCAGCACAATCAGATGGTCAAGCGACAGCTTTCCCGGTCCAAGCGCGATGATAGCGACAGCGAGCGACGCCCACGGGAGGTGAAAATTCGCCCATCCTTCCGGTACGACGAGTTGGATGACGCCGGTCATGACGAGCAGGCCCAGCGCGCTGAACCGTGTCGCGAGGCCGACCACGAGGAGCACGGGCAGGACGATTTCAGCCACGCTGTCGAGCAACGCGAGCGTGCCCGGCATGGGGAAGCTGTAAGCTTGTCCGAAGATGTGGAGCTTGAATTGCTCTTCGAACAGAAACTGCGCGGTTGGCGCCAGCGACAGGAAGCCGTCCCATTTGGTCAGGCCGGATTTGAAGAACGGCACCGCGAGGGCGATTCGGAGCAGCGGAGGCGCAACTACCTGCGCGGCGCAAGCAAGCCAACCAATGATCGCTTCGAGCGCGGCCATGAGACCTGGAAGGGAGAACCTCGAGCCAATCATCGTGCGTGGGCCTCGATAGGGTAGTTTGTGCTCGTCTCGGAATGACAACCGACAAAGACGCCGGCACCGAGAAGCGCCGTCAGGTTTGCTGCAAGGTCGAATTGTGCCGACTTGTGTAAGCCCGCCTTCGCAGCCTCGACGAGGCGATGACCTTGACCCAAAGCCTTGATGAACTCCGCACCTCCCGCGGGGACAGAACGGACTTCGACTTCCGCATCCGGCCGCGTCACAAGAGCATCTTCGCCCCCAGAATCGAGGTCGACGGGCGCCGGGACGCCATCAGCGACGTTCATGCGCCAGATCGTCAGTGCCGGAAATTGCGAGCGAACGATCCGAACGGAGGGGTGAAGCGTGAAGCAGAGCGCTGCAGCTTCGTCGCCTTGGACGCGCGACAGGATTGCCGGATCGAGCAGGCTGGCTTCCGGTGCGTGATATGCTTCGGTCCAAGCCCGCTCGATCCGGGCGACATGCGAGAGGTAGGGTAAGGACTCGGCCGGTGCGAACCGGGCGATGAAATCCGGGAAGCTCGCACCGTAATCCAGAAGGATCGGCGAGGCCGGCGGCTCGAGGAGCGCAAAGGCATGGGCCATGGCGCGGAAGAACTCCTCCCCGACTATGCGGCACGTCGCCGGAAAATTGGCCTCTAAGGCGTCGATCAGTGCGACGCTAATGTTGTTGCGGTAGACGGCGAAGCGCCTCGGGCTTTCAACGCCGTCGGGGCCGACCAAGCCGGATGGCGCCGGACGCGCCGGATCGAGCAGCGCCGCGGCAAAGTCCGCCTGACGCTCAGCCAGCGAGGACACGGCGGTACTCCTTTTGGCAGACCGCAAGCATGACTGCTTCGGCGCGATCGGCTTCGGCCTTTAGTTCGGGCCAAGCGGGTATGTTGGCGTCCCATTCGATCAGGGTCGGCACCGGTCCGATCAGCTCGATCGCGTGCTCGAAGAGGTTCCAGACGATGTCTGCGACGCTCCGATCGTGGCTATCGATCAGGAGCGGCCGCCCGTTCTCGTCTTGCTCGCGCGTATAGCCGGCGAGATGGATCTGTTGGACATGGGCGAGAGGAAAGTCGTCGATGTAGCGCAGCGGGTCCCACTGCTGGTTCGTCGCGGCGACATAGACATTGTTGACGTCGAGGAGCAAGCGGCAGTCGGTCCTCCTGACGATCTCGGCGATAAAGTCGATCTCCGAATAGGTGCTTTCGGCAAAGGCGAGATAGGTCGCAGGATTCTCCAATAGCATCCGGCGCCCGAGCGCTTCCTGCGTTTCATCTACATGCGCGCAGACACGCGAGAGAGACTCCGCCGTGTAGGGTACCGGCAACAGGTCGTCGAGAAATGCCGTCCCGTGCGTTGACCACGCGAGGTGCTCGGAAAACAGCCCGGGCTCGTAGCGTTCGATCAGGTGCCTCAGGCGTTGCAAGTGCGCACGATCGAGCGGACGATCTGCGCCGATGGAAAGGCCGACGCCATGGAGCGAGAGCGGATACCGGTCGCGGATCGCGCCGAGATAGCGGTGCGGCGGCCCGCCCGCTCCCATGTAATTCTCGGCGTGAACCTCGAAGAAGCCAATGTCGGGGCGCGTCTCCAGGATCGTTCGGTAATGGTCTGCCTTGAGACCCACGCCCGCCCGCGGCGGGATTCCGCGTTCACGAATAACTTGCGATGCCATAACCGCGTCTCGCTCCGCCGCTCGTTGCTGCCTGGCCGACCGGCGGTAGGCGGGTGCTCCGCCTACCTCGGTCATCGCCAAGCGAACTGGCTTCCGCCTTCCTTCAAGTCGACTTCGGCGTCAGGCTTCCGGGGCCCTTCGGCGTATTGATGGTTGTGCAGGTCCCCTTCGCGACCAGCTTGAAGGCGTTGCCCTGGTAGTCGGCGGTGCTCGTGCCGGCGCAGGTTGTGCCCGCTCCGGCGTAGCAATCGTTCTTACCTTTCAGCGCCACGCCGTAACACTGGTCGAATTTGCCGGTCTTCATCTGCGCCATCGTCTTGGCCTGATTCTCCTTCATCATCTTTTCCATGTCGGCCTTGCTCATCTGCGCGTTGGCCGGCACCGCGGCGAATGAGCCGACGGCCGTGGCCAAAGCGCCTGCGACCAGCAGCGATAGAGTTCGATTGGACATGCGGGATCCTCCGTTGTTGGCGGCCTCGGATTGAGGCTAACAATCTGAGGTTCGCCCGGACCCGTTCGAGGGTTACGGGCCAAGGGATATTCGGCTCGCCGGGTTCAGCCAGGGCTCTTCTCGGCGGTAAGAGATTCGTCCTTTCAGACCGGGGGGTTACGCTGACCGCAAAAAATATAAAGGTCGGATCTGCCCGAAACGTCCTGTATGCCTAAGTGGGCGGCGCTGGGCCGAACTGCCCGCCCGCTTCGACTGAAGGACGTTTCAAGATGACTTCGGGCCCGCGGAAACGCGTGCCGCCCCTAACTCTTATCAAAGGCACTCAAGGGGCCGGCAATGCGTCGCGCGACACTGGTGATGATGTTTCGGGCGGCCGGGAGCTCAACTGGTCGATCCTGATGGCGCACGCACAGGCCGGCGATGCCGGGGCGTACCGCCGCTTGCTTGCGGAGATATCGCCCTACCTGCGCAGCCTGGCAGCGCGACGGCACCGAGATCCGGCCGATGTCGAAGACACGGTCCAGGACATCCTGCTGACGATCCACGCAATCCGCTACACCTATGACCCGACGCGGCCGTTCGGGCCCTGGCTCGTCACGATCGCCCAGCGCCGCATCATCGACCGGCTCCGCCGACGCGGTCGGTTGCACTCTCGCGAGGAGTCGTTGACCGCCGAACACGAAACCTTGCCGGCCGAGCAAACGAACATTGTTGATGAGATGTCGGATCGGCGCGAGCTGCATGAGGCCGTTGAGAACCTACCGGCCAGCCAACGAGAAGCCATCCGACTGCTGAAACTGAAGGAGATGACCTTGAAGGAGGCGGCGGAAGCGACCGGCATGTCGATCACGGCATTGAAGGTCGCGACTCACCGGGCGCTCAACAGCCTCCGAAAGATGCTCTCGCGAGGGAGCGAAGACCAATGACCACGACACCCGACCTCATCGAGCTGCTCGTTGCCAACCTCACGCCGGTCAAGCGTCTGCGCCCGCCGATCGTGCGCGCGGCGACGTGGCTGGCGTTGGCTGCACTGATCGTCGCGCTGCTGGCCACTGCTCAAGGCCTGCGGCCCGATATCGCGGTGCAGTTGCAGCAGTCCAGCTTCGTGATGAGCCTTGGCGGCGCGCTGCTAACGGGCGTGATGGCCACCATCGCCGCCTTCATGCTGAGCCTGCCGGATCGCTCGCGCGTCTGGGTTCTCCTTCCGGCGCCGTCGCTCGTGTTCTGGCTTTCCACAGTTGGATACCAGTGCCTGACCGAGTGGATCAGCGTTCAGCCTGGCGGCATCACGCTTGGAGAGACCGCGAGATGCTTTGCGACGCTGGTGCTTACCAGCCTCCCATTGTCGCTGGCACTGCTCCTGATGCTCCGCTACGCCGCGCCGCTACGGCCGACCGCCGTGATCCTCACAGGGAGCCTTGCCGTTGCGGCGGTTACAGCGGTCGCCCTGTCGCTGTTTCACGGCGGTGATGCGACCGTCATGATCCTTATGTGGAATCTCGGCACGGCCGGCTTGTTCGTCTGCCTGGGCAGCATTTTCGGCAAGACCATGTTCTCGTGGGTCGCGCCTCGCCCCGACCTCCATACGGCGTGAAGGTCGCGTATGAGCGAATCCGACTCATGATTCCGGCGCTGGTTCGCTTGCAGCGGCCGCAAGGCGCAAGATCGTCCTTTGCTCCAGGCTACGGGCTCTCAGCCATCCTCGTAGCATTACTGGTTCTCGCAACTATTGCCAATGCGAGGGGCGGCGACCTAGAGCCGCCTGTTTTTCGGAGCAGGAGCAGCCAGTTCATCTTGTTGCGCCCTATCGATCCGGCACCGTCGACGAAAGTCCAGGGAATCGGCGGCGCGCCGGTTGATCTCACCCAGTTGCGCGGCCGAGTGGTTCTCCTCAATTTCTGGGCAAGCTGGTGCCTACCGTGCGTTTACGAAATGCCTTCGCTCGACCGGCTCGCAGCGACGGCCGACGCATCTCGTATCCGCATCGTGGCCATTGCGATCGACCGAGATGGGGCAGCAACGGTTATGCCGTTCCTGCGCGAGCACGGCCTCACGCATCTTTCCATCGGACTCGACCCCAGCCAACGCTTGGGGTCCCTCAGTACCGATCACGTGACCGTTGGCGCACTGCCGCTCTGGGGCCTGCCGATCACCTACATCATCGACAAGCACGGCGATGTCGTCGGCTACATCACGGGTGCTGCCGAATGGGACTCGCAGAAAGCACGGGCATTTCTCGACTACTTCATCAATGAGAGCTGACGACTCCGTCGCCGATCCTGCGAGTGAGGACAGCATGACGATTTTGGGCGTTTTGGGTGGCAGCGGCGTCTATGACATAGCCGGTCTCAAGAATGCTGCGTGGCGGCGGGTTTCCTCGCCCTTCGGAGAAACCTCCGACGAATTCCTGTTCGGTGAGCTGGACGGCTTAGAGGTCGTCTTCGTCCCCCGGCACGGTCGCGGCCATCGACACACGCCGAGTTCGATCAACTACCGCGCCAACATCGATGCTTTGAAACGCGTGGGCGTGACAGACCTTCTTTCGGTTTCGGCCTGCGGGTCTCTCCGCGAGGATCTGCCGCCGGGCCGGTTCGTGGTCGTCGACCAGTTCGTCGATCGCACGATTACGCGGGAAAAAAGCTTCTTCGGAGAAGGGCTGGTCGGTCATGTGTCGATGGCGCATTCAACATGCGGCAGGCTCGCGCAGGCCGCCTACGAATGCGCCCGTACGGCCGAAATCCCCGTGACGCTAGGTGGCACATATCTCGCGATGGAGGGGCCGCAATTCTCCAGCTTCGCGGAGTCACGCATCTATCGGAGCTTGGGTTGCGAAGTGATCGGTATGACGAACATGCCCGAAGCCAAGCTCGCGCGCGAAGCGGAGATCTGCTTTTTGACGGTCGCTATGGTGACAGACTTCGATTGTTGGCATCCGGACCATGCTCACGTTCAAGTCTCCGATGTTGTCCGGATCCTTGAGGAGAATGCGGAAAAGGCGAAGCTGCTTGTGCGTATGCTGGCGCCTCGGCTGAGGGATACAAGACCGATCCCTTGTCCGGCGGGTTGCGATCGCGCGCTGGATCACGCTCTCATCACAGCTCCCGGTGCACGCTCCCCCGATATGCTCGCCAAGCTCGACGCCATCGCGGGGCGGGTGCTGAAGCAGTGATTGTGCTCACGCATTCACGGCTTAGGAGAGATTTTCATGATCAAAGCCAGTTGGAACGGAAAAGTGATCGCGGAATCGGACCGGACGGAGATTGTCGAGGGCAACCATTACTTCCCGGCTGAAGCGCTCCACAAAGAATTCTTCCGGTCCAGCGAGACGCATAGCGTGTGTCCGTGGAAGGGTCTCGCGAGCTACTACTCGATCGAGGTTGACGGCCAGAAGAATCCCGATGCGGCCTGGTATTACCCGGACCCAAAACCGGCAGCCCATAACATCGCAGGCCGAGTGGCGTTTTGGAAAGGCGTTCGCGTCGAGACAACCTGATTGCGCTGCAACTCCTGTATTAACAGTCGTCGATGCTGGCGCGTGTTTCCGAAGGCGGCCGAGGTACGCGGCAGAATCCCTGGGCGGGCACGTCCAATGCAGCATTGAACTTCGAAGATAAGTTCTGAAAGGCGATCAGCCCCGTCAGTTCGACGAGTGCGTCGTCGCTCCAATGCGCCTTCAGTCTCGCGCGTAAATCGTCGTCGACGCGGTTGAGCGTCATTGCTTCCGCATATTCGAGCGCGAGACGCTCCTCGCTGTCGAACAGAACGCTGCCTTGCCACTGCGGCAGCGCGTCAATCTTCTCCATGGAAACGCCGCGCTTCGCCAGCGTCGCCGAATTGATGTCGACGCAGAAGGCACAATGGTTGATCTGCGAGACGCGAACAGTGACGAGCGAGCGCAGTGCCGGCGCGATGGGCGAGGACCGGCGATCGAAGGCGCCGTAGAGCAGAGCGACGCTGGCGAAGACCCATGGCGAGCGGCCCCAGAGCAGACCCGGATCGAGCACGCGCCCATACGTGCGCCGCTGCTTCCAGAAGAACAGGCGAATGAACCAGGGATACTGGCCGATCGGCTTAGACGTGACTGCAGGCATATGAGGCTTCCCGCCGTCCGTTGACGCGCCAGGCTTCGCCGTCGTCGATGTCGGAGAGCGTTCTCAGCATTGCAACCTCCTTACCGGCGAGATTAGCGAGCGTATCGGCAAGCGCGTGCTCGCTGGACCATCGCACGTTCGCGAAAGGATCGATGAAGCGCGGGCGCCGACGTAAGCCCACCAGCCAATAGCCGCCGTCCCTGGCCGGGCCGAAGACTGCGCTCTTCGATCCCAAGGCGCGGAATGCCGCGGCGATGTCGGATGCGGCAATGTCCGGGATGTCACTCCCGATGATCACGACCGGCCCGGGCGGCATGTGCCGCGCGACCCGAGCCATGCGCTGGCCGAGATCGCCGCCGCCCTGCGGGAGCGTCGCGATGCCACGCGGCCAAGGGCCGGATCGATCGGGTGTAATGCCGAGCCAGGTCGTCCACCTGGGATCGCCGCCCAGGCGGCGCAGCAGCCTCACCAGCATCACGCGCTGGAACCGAAGAGCTTCGATGGCGCCAATGTCCCGCGCCAATCGACGCTTGC encodes the following:
- the bufB gene encoding MNIO family bufferin maturase: MASQVIRERGIPPRAGVGLKADHYRTILETRPDIGFFEVHAENYMGAGGPPHRYLGAIRDRYPLSLHGVGLSIGADRPLDRAHLQRLRHLIERYEPGLFSEHLAWSTHGTAFLDDLLPVPYTAESLSRVCAHVDETQEALGRRMLLENPATYLAFAESTYSEIDFIAEIVRRTDCRLLLDVNNVYVAATNQQWDPLRYIDDFPLAHVQQIHLAGYTREQDENGRPLLIDSHDRSVADIVWNLFEHAIELIGPVPTLIEWDANIPAWPELKAEADRAEAVMLAVCQKEYRRVLAG
- a CDS encoding BufA1 family periplasmic bufferin-type metallophore, producing MSNRTLSLLVAGALATAVGSFAAVPANAQMSKADMEKMMKENQAKTMAQMKTGKFDQCYGVALKGKNDCYAGAGTTCAGTSTADYQGNAFKLVAKGTCTTINTPKGPGSLTPKST
- a CDS encoding sigma-70 family RNA polymerase sigma factor; its protein translation is MTSGPRKRVPPLTLIKGTQGAGNASRDTGDDVSGGRELNWSILMAHAQAGDAGAYRRLLAEISPYLRSLAARRHRDPADVEDTVQDILLTIHAIRYTYDPTRPFGPWLVTIAQRRIIDRLRRRGRLHSREESLTAEHETLPAEQTNIVDEMSDRRELHEAVENLPASQREAIRLLKLKEMTLKEAAEATGMSITALKVATHRALNSLRKMLSRGSEDQ
- a CDS encoding NrsF family protein, with translation MTTTPDLIELLVANLTPVKRLRPPIVRAATWLALAALIVALLATAQGLRPDIAVQLQQSSFVMSLGGALLTGVMATIAAFMLSLPDRSRVWVLLPAPSLVFWLSTVGYQCLTEWISVQPGGITLGETARCFATLVLTSLPLSLALLLMLRYAAPLRPTAVILTGSLAVAAVTAVALSLFHGGDATVMILMWNLGTAGLFVCLGSIFGKTMFSWVAPRPDLHTA
- a CDS encoding TlpA disulfide reductase family protein; amino-acid sequence: MLRPIDPAPSTKVQGIGGAPVDLTQLRGRVVLLNFWASWCLPCVYEMPSLDRLAATADASRIRIVAIAIDRDGAATVMPFLREHGLTHLSIGLDPSQRLGSLSTDHVTVGALPLWGLPITYIIDKHGDVVGYITGAAEWDSQKARAFLDYFINES
- a CDS encoding S-methyl-5'-thioadenosine phosphorylase; the protein is MTILGVLGGSGVYDIAGLKNAAWRRVSSPFGETSDEFLFGELDGLEVVFVPRHGRGHRHTPSSINYRANIDALKRVGVTDLLSVSACGSLREDLPPGRFVVVDQFVDRTITREKSFFGEGLVGHVSMAHSTCGRLAQAAYECARTAEIPVTLGGTYLAMEGPQFSSFAESRIYRSLGCEVIGMTNMPEAKLAREAEICFLTVAMVTDFDCWHPDHAHVQVSDVVRILEENAEKAKLLVRMLAPRLRDTRPIPCPAGCDRALDHALITAPGARSPDMLAKLDAIAGRVLKQ
- a CDS encoding DUF427 domain-containing protein, whose product is MIKASWNGKVIAESDRTEIVEGNHYFPAEALHKEFFRSSETHSVCPWKGLASYYSIEVDGQKNPDAAWYYPDPKPAAHNIAGRVAFWKGVRVETT
- a CDS encoding carboxymuconolactone decarboxylase family protein, which produces MPAVTSKPIGQYPWFIRLFFWKQRRTYGRVLDPGLLWGRSPWVFASVALLYGAFDRRSSPIAPALRSLVTVRVSQINHCAFCVDINSATLAKRGVSMEKIDALPQWQGSVLFDSEERLALEYAEAMTLNRVDDDLRARLKAHWSDDALVELTGLIAFQNLSSKFNAALDVPAQGFCRVPRPPSETRASIDDC
- a CDS encoding TIGR04282 family arsenosugar biosynthesis glycosyltransferase; this translates as MRCARHLIIFARRPRLGSGKRRLARDIGAIEALRFQRVMLVRLLRRLGGDPRWTTWLGITPDRSGPWPRGIATLPQGGGDLGQRMARVARHMPPGPVVIIGSDIPDIAASDIAAAFRALGSKSAVFGPARDGGYWLVGLRRRPRFIDPFANVRWSSEHALADTLANLAGKEVAMLRTLSDIDDGEAWRVNGRREASYACSHV